Proteins encoded together in one Micromonospora auratinigra window:
- a CDS encoding TIGR03085 family metal-binding protein, translating to MPRYARSEREALADLLLELGPEAPTVNDGWTTRDLAAHLLVRERRPDAAGGILLPPLRGYGEAVRRRVAAGPYADLVARVRRPPVWSPVSNPLTDELVNTLEFFIHHEDVRRARPGWQPRDLPPGLQAALWKRAALLARTALRRFPADLLVQAPGFGEVGVGRGGERLRLVGAPGELVLFLSGRQRVARVQVDGPAALAERLRAAGLGF from the coding sequence ATGCCGCGGTACGCCCGATCGGAGCGCGAGGCGCTCGCCGACCTGCTGCTGGAACTGGGACCGGAGGCGCCGACGGTCAACGACGGGTGGACCACCCGGGACCTGGCCGCGCACCTGCTGGTGCGCGAACGCCGCCCGGACGCGGCCGGCGGCATCCTGCTGCCCCCGCTGCGCGGATACGGCGAGGCGGTCCGCCGTCGGGTGGCGGCCGGGCCGTACGCGGACCTGGTGGCCCGGGTCCGCCGGCCGCCGGTGTGGAGCCCGGTCAGCAACCCGCTCACCGACGAGCTGGTCAACACCCTGGAGTTCTTCATCCACCACGAGGACGTGCGCCGGGCGCGGCCGGGCTGGCAGCCGCGCGACCTGCCGCCCGGGTTGCAGGCGGCGCTCTGGAAGCGGGCGGCGCTGCTGGCCCGGACGGCGCTGCGTCGCTTCCCGGCGGACCTGCTGGTGCAGGCGCCGGGCTTCGGCGAGGTGGGCGTCGGCCGGGGCGGCGAGCGGCTGCGGCTGGTGGGCGCGCCCGGCGAACTGGTGCTCTTCCTCTCCGGCCGGCAGCGGGTGGCCCGGGTCCAGGTGGACGGCCCGGCGGCGCTGGCGGAGCGACTGCGGGCGGCCGGCCTGGGGTTCTGA
- the hisF gene encoding imidazole glycerol phosphate synthase subunit HisF, with product MTVAVRVIPCLDVDAGRVVKGVNFLDLRDAGDPVELAAAYDRAGADELTFLDVTASSSDRGTMLDVVRRTAESVFIPLTVGGGVRQVADVDTLLRAGADKVGVNTAAIARPELIAEIADRFGRQVLVLSLDVRRAPAGGTPSGFEVTTHGGRRGTGLDAVEWAARGAELGAGEILLNSMDADGTKAGFDLPLIEAVRRVVDVPVIASGGAGRVAHFPPAIGAGADAVLAASVFHFGELTVGEVKDALRGAGHPVR from the coding sequence ATGACGGTGGCGGTACGGGTGATCCCGTGTCTGGACGTGGACGCCGGGCGGGTGGTCAAGGGGGTCAACTTCCTCGACCTGCGCGACGCCGGTGACCCGGTGGAGCTGGCTGCGGCGTACGACCGGGCCGGCGCGGACGAGTTGACCTTCCTGGACGTCACCGCCTCGTCGAGCGACCGGGGGACCATGCTCGACGTGGTCCGCCGCACCGCCGAGTCGGTCTTCATCCCGCTCACCGTCGGCGGTGGGGTGCGCCAGGTGGCCGACGTGGACACGCTGTTGCGGGCCGGCGCGGACAAGGTCGGGGTGAACACCGCGGCGATCGCCCGCCCCGAGCTGATCGCCGAGATCGCCGACCGGTTCGGCCGGCAGGTGCTGGTGCTCTCCCTCGACGTGCGGCGGGCGCCCGCCGGCGGCACGCCCAGTGGCTTCGAGGTCACCACGCACGGCGGTCGGCGGGGCACCGGCCTCGACGCGGTCGAGTGGGCGGCGCGCGGCGCCGAGCTGGGCGCGGGGGAGATCCTGCTGAACTCGATGGACGCCGACGGCACCAAGGCGGGCTTCGACCTGCCGTTGATCGAGGCGGTCCGGCGGGTGGTCGACGTGCCGGTGATCGCCAGTGGCGGCGCCGGCCGGGTCGCGCACTTCCCGCCGGCCATCGGCGCGGGCGCCGACGCGGTGCTCGCGGCCAGCGTCTTCCACTTCGGTGAGCTGACCGTGGGCGAGGTCAAGGACGCCCTGCGCGGCGCCGGGCACCCGGTCCGCTGA
- a CDS encoding NADP-dependent oxidoreductase, whose translation MSTNREIHLASRPQGWPTADNFRLVSTEVPTPGPGQIVVRNQYMSVDPYMRGRMNDVKSYVPPFQLDAPLDGGALGEVVASEAEGFTPGDTVLHGLGWREYALVDAKGARKVDPSLAPVSAYLSVLGMTGLTAYAGLLDVAAMKPGETVFVSGAAGAVGSMVGQIAKLRGAARVVGSAGSAAKVERLKALGFDAAFDYHDGPVYEQLKAAAPDGVDVYFDNVGGEHLEAAIGAMNPHGRAAICGMIAQYNSTEPPAAPRNLALVIGKRLTLRGFLVGDHGHLRDQFVQEMAGWLRDGKLSYDETVVDGIEKAPEAFLGLLRGENLGKMLVRV comes from the coding sequence ATGAGCACCAACCGTGAGATCCACCTGGCGTCCCGCCCGCAGGGCTGGCCGACCGCCGACAACTTCCGGCTGGTCAGCACCGAGGTGCCGACCCCGGGGCCGGGCCAGATCGTGGTCCGCAACCAGTACATGTCGGTCGACCCGTACATGCGGGGCCGGATGAACGACGTGAAGTCGTACGTCCCGCCGTTCCAGCTCGACGCCCCGCTCGACGGGGGCGCGCTCGGTGAGGTGGTGGCCAGCGAGGCCGAGGGCTTCACGCCCGGCGACACCGTGCTGCACGGCCTCGGCTGGCGCGAGTACGCGCTGGTCGACGCCAAGGGCGCGCGGAAGGTCGACCCGAGCCTCGCGCCGGTCAGCGCCTACCTGAGCGTGCTCGGCATGACCGGGCTGACCGCGTACGCCGGTCTGCTCGACGTGGCCGCCATGAAGCCCGGCGAGACGGTCTTCGTCTCCGGCGCGGCCGGCGCGGTCGGCAGCATGGTCGGCCAGATCGCCAAGCTGCGCGGCGCGGCCCGGGTGGTCGGCAGCGCCGGCTCGGCGGCCAAGGTCGAGCGGCTGAAGGCGCTCGGTTTCGACGCCGCCTTCGACTACCACGACGGCCCGGTGTACGAGCAGCTCAAGGCCGCCGCGCCGGACGGCGTCGACGTGTACTTCGACAACGTGGGCGGCGAGCACCTGGAGGCCGCCATCGGTGCGATGAACCCGCACGGGCGGGCCGCCATCTGCGGCATGATCGCCCAGTACAACTCCACCGAGCCGCCGGCCGCCCCGCGCAACCTGGCGCTGGTGATCGGCAAGCGGCTCACCCTGCGCGGCTTCCTGGTCGGCGACCACGGCCACCTGCGTGACCAGTTCGTCCAGGAGATGGCCGGCTGGCTGCGCGACGGCAAGCTCTCGTACGACGAGACGGTCGTGGACGGCATCGAGAAGGCCCCCGAGGCGTTCCTCGGCCTGCTGCGCGGCGAGAACCTCGGCAAGATGCTCGTCCGGGTGTGA
- a CDS encoding low temperature requirement protein A — protein sequence MGNGGGDRWSRGVRPGAPGSRTTRLELFYDLVFVFAFLSVTSLTAAAPTPVNLYRCGLVLALLWWCWTGFARVGNAVRADQGLLPLVGFVTIAATFLLVLSIPGAFVDRPGGLHGPLVFAGCYFVIRGAQFVVFARVDRGDPGRRRYLLARFGSVLAAAVLLVVAGTVPQRMVDRPAATAVQLVLWTLALLVEYVGGVTLGRSWWVVVSAGHWAERHALMVLIALGETIIALGLGAKFFTELPLTLPVATAAVLGIAITAMLWWAYFDTVAFALEQALHHARDARARFRLARDAYTFLHLPMIAGVIFFALSLKDLLAEAADPASPRWGQPLGGFWITVLYGGVGLYLLSVAGCGYLALRSVRWPLLLGPLLLAGIAPLAAPLPELVSLILLAVILLAVVVAETLSEDGRRRQVRQLALEEQCAAEEEQSRWRRDHL from the coding sequence GTGGGCAACGGCGGCGGGGACCGGTGGTCGCGCGGCGTGCGGCCGGGTGCCCCGGGCTCCCGGACCACCCGGCTGGAGCTCTTCTACGACCTGGTCTTCGTCTTCGCGTTCCTCAGCGTGACCAGCCTGACCGCCGCCGCGCCCACGCCGGTCAACCTCTACCGGTGCGGGCTGGTGCTGGCGCTGCTCTGGTGGTGCTGGACCGGATTCGCCCGGGTCGGCAACGCGGTCCGCGCGGACCAGGGACTGCTGCCGCTGGTCGGTTTCGTCACCATCGCGGCGACCTTCCTGCTGGTGCTGAGCATCCCGGGGGCGTTCGTGGACCGGCCCGGCGGGTTGCACGGGCCGCTGGTCTTCGCCGGCTGTTACTTCGTGATCCGGGGGGCGCAGTTCGTCGTCTTCGCCCGGGTGGACCGGGGCGACCCGGGTCGCCGCCGGTACCTGCTGGCGCGCTTCGGCTCCGTGCTCGCGGCCGCGGTGCTGCTGGTGGTCGCCGGCACGGTGCCGCAGCGGATGGTCGACCGGCCGGCGGCCACCGCGGTGCAGCTCGTGCTCTGGACGCTGGCGCTGCTGGTCGAGTACGTCGGCGGGGTCACCCTGGGCCGCTCGTGGTGGGTGGTGGTGTCGGCCGGGCACTGGGCGGAGCGGCACGCGCTGATGGTGCTGATCGCGCTGGGCGAGACGATCATCGCGCTCGGCCTGGGCGCGAAGTTCTTCACCGAGCTGCCGTTGACCCTGCCGGTGGCGACCGCCGCCGTGCTGGGCATCGCGATCACGGCGATGCTGTGGTGGGCGTACTTCGACACCGTGGCGTTCGCCCTGGAGCAGGCGCTGCACCACGCCCGGGACGCGCGGGCCCGGTTCCGGCTGGCCCGTGACGCGTACACCTTCCTGCACCTGCCGATGATCGCCGGGGTGATCTTCTTCGCCCTGTCGCTCAAGGACCTGCTCGCCGAGGCCGCCGACCCGGCCAGCCCGCGGTGGGGGCAGCCGCTGGGCGGCTTCTGGATCACCGTGCTCTACGGCGGGGTGGGCCTCTACCTGCTCAGCGTGGCCGGCTGCGGGTACCTGGCGCTGCGCTCGGTGCGCTGGCCGCTGCTGCTGGGGCCGCTGCTGCTGGCCGGCATCGCGCCGCTGGCCGCGCCGCTGCCGGAGCTGGTGTCGCTGATCCTGCTGGCGGTGATCCTGCTGGCCGTGGTGGTCGCCGAGACGCTGAGCGAGGACGGCCGGCGGCGGCAGGTCCGGCAGCTCGCCCTGGAGGAGCAGTGCGCCGCCGAGGAGGAGCAGAGCCGCTGGCGGCGGGACCACCTCTGA
- a CDS encoding organic hydroperoxide resistance protein, whose product MQVLYTASAQATGDGRDGHVRTSDGTVELDLAIPKEMGGAGGAANPEQLFAAGYAACFHSALRLVARKAKADVSGSVVEAEVGIGPNGSGGFGLAVTLVVDLPAVERSAAEQLVEAAHQVCPYSNATRGNIEVALTVREAA is encoded by the coding sequence ATGCAGGTGCTCTACACCGCGTCCGCGCAGGCGACCGGGGACGGTCGCGACGGCCACGTCCGCACCTCGGACGGCACCGTCGAACTCGACCTGGCGATCCCGAAGGAGATGGGCGGCGCCGGTGGCGCGGCCAACCCGGAGCAGCTCTTCGCCGCCGGCTACGCGGCCTGCTTCCACTCCGCGCTGCGCCTGGTCGCCCGCAAGGCGAAGGCGGACGTCTCGGGCTCGGTCGTCGAGGCGGAGGTGGGTATCGGCCCGAACGGCAGCGGTGGCTTCGGTCTTGCCGTCACGCTGGTGGTCGACCTGCCCGCCGTCGAGCGCAGCGCCGCCGAGCAGCTCGTCGAGGCGGCCCACCAGGTCTGCCCGTACTCCAACGCGACCCGCGGCAACATCGAGGTCGCCCTGACCGTCCGGGAGGCAGCATGA
- a CDS encoding AMP-dependent synthetase/ligase, whose product MALDVPYRSIPDMFLKRVADTPDRPAFAHPAPDDSGPVWLSWAQVGQRAKAVAAGLHGLGVGPEDPVAILANTRLDWVVADFGIMCAGGATTTVYPTTEPEDATYIVADSGSRVLFAENPAQAAKISGATLPALTHVVLFDGEPDPAAAVPQLTLAQLEERGAQALATEPDLIDMLVAGIGPDHLATLIYTSGTTGRPKGVELLHGGWCWEGVAQAELGLLHADDLQYLWLPLSHSFGKTLLCGATHVGLPTYVDGRVDKLVELLGVVRPTLMCGAPRVFEKVYNKAVTTAQDAGGAKAKIFAWAVGVGKEKVALEQAGKPVPAGLRVKYALAEKLVFSKLQARLGGRIRVLVSGAAPLSKEIATFFAAANLPISEGYGLTETSAGNFVNPPDGLRIGTVGRAMGDLECRIDTDGEILVRGRPVMRGYHNLPEETAAAFTEDGFFRTGDIGSLDDDGYLRITDRKKDLVKTSGGKYIAPSHIEGMFKAICPYTSQAVVIGQARNYCTMLVTLDPDAIKGWAAGGPLEGRDYTDIVTSAEAQEMVDGYVAELNAKLNRWETIKKVTILPRDLTIEHGEVTPSLKIKRRSVESNFAGEIDKMYAGTLAEL is encoded by the coding sequence ATGGCTCTCGATGTACCGTACCGTTCCATCCCCGACATGTTCCTCAAGCGGGTCGCGGACACGCCGGACCGGCCGGCGTTCGCCCACCCGGCGCCGGACGACTCGGGACCGGTCTGGTTGAGCTGGGCGCAGGTCGGGCAGCGGGCCAAGGCGGTCGCCGCCGGGCTGCACGGTCTCGGCGTCGGCCCGGAGGACCCGGTGGCGATCCTGGCCAACACCCGGCTGGACTGGGTGGTCGCCGACTTCGGCATCATGTGCGCGGGCGGGGCGACCACGACCGTCTACCCCACCACCGAGCCGGAGGACGCGACGTACATCGTCGCCGACTCGGGGTCGCGGGTGCTCTTCGCGGAGAACCCGGCCCAGGCGGCGAAGATCTCCGGCGCGACGCTGCCCGCGCTGACCCACGTGGTGCTCTTCGACGGCGAGCCGGACCCGGCCGCCGCCGTCCCGCAGCTCACCCTGGCCCAGCTGGAGGAGCGCGGCGCGCAGGCGCTGGCGACCGAGCCCGACCTGATCGACATGCTGGTCGCCGGCATCGGCCCCGACCACCTGGCCACGCTGATCTACACCTCGGGCACCACCGGCCGGCCGAAGGGCGTGGAGCTGCTGCACGGCGGCTGGTGCTGGGAGGGCGTGGCGCAGGCCGAGCTGGGCCTGTTGCACGCCGACGACCTGCAGTATCTCTGGCTGCCGCTGTCCCACTCGTTCGGCAAGACGCTGCTCTGCGGCGCCACCCACGTCGGCCTGCCCACCTACGTCGACGGGCGGGTGGACAAGCTGGTCGAGCTGCTCGGGGTGGTCCGTCCGACGCTGATGTGCGGCGCGCCCCGGGTCTTCGAGAAGGTCTACAACAAGGCCGTCACCACCGCCCAGGACGCCGGCGGCGCGAAGGCGAAGATCTTCGCCTGGGCCGTCGGGGTGGGCAAGGAGAAGGTCGCCCTGGAGCAGGCCGGCAAGCCGGTGCCGGCCGGGCTGCGGGTGAAGTACGCGCTGGCCGAGAAGCTGGTCTTCAGCAAGCTCCAGGCCCGGCTCGGCGGCCGGATCCGGGTGCTGGTCTCCGGGGCCGCCCCGCTGAGCAAGGAGATCGCCACCTTCTTCGCCGCCGCGAACCTGCCCATCTCCGAGGGGTACGGGCTGACCGAGACCAGCGCCGGCAACTTCGTGAACCCGCCGGACGGGCTGCGGATCGGCACCGTCGGCCGGGCGATGGGCGACCTGGAGTGCCGGATCGACACCGACGGCGAGATCCTGGTGCGCGGCCGGCCGGTCATGCGCGGCTACCACAACCTGCCGGAGGAGACCGCCGCCGCGTTCACCGAGGACGGCTTCTTCCGCACCGGGGACATCGGCAGCCTGGACGACGACGGCTACCTGCGCATCACCGACCGGAAGAAGGACCTGGTCAAGACCTCGGGCGGCAAGTACATCGCGCCGTCGCACATCGAGGGCATGTTCAAGGCGATCTGCCCGTACACGTCGCAGGCGGTGGTGATCGGGCAGGCGCGCAACTACTGCACCATGCTGGTCACCCTCGACCCGGACGCGATCAAGGGCTGGGCGGCCGGCGGCCCGCTGGAGGGGCGCGACTACACCGACATCGTCACCTCGGCCGAGGCCCAGGAGATGGTCGACGGGTACGTGGCCGAGCTGAACGCCAAGCTCAACCGCTGGGAGACGATCAAGAAGGTGACCATCCTCCCCCGCGACCTCACCATCGAGCACGGTGAGGTCACCCCGTCGCTGAAGATCAAGCGCCGGAGCGTGGAGAGCAACTTCGCCGGGGAGATCGACAAGATGTACGCGGGCACCCTCGCCGAGCTGTAG
- the yczR gene encoding MocR-like transcription factor YczR yields the protein MTSQVRGVQLARLLGQWHALPGRRRSPDYAALAAAVRGLLADGRLPLGVRLPAERELAEALRISRTTVTAAYRELRESGHLASRRGAGSWTMLPGTHRVASTGLWTPLDDRDMIDLGVAALAAPPQLVPAARKAAEDLPRYLGGAGYHPTGIIELREAVARGYTARGLPTSPEQIMVTSGTQHALDLVLRLALSPGGGVLVESPTYPNALAALAARRARITTHGLATDGLGWDADLLLGSIRQGRPKLAYLIPEFQNPTGHLMVAELRERLVGTAHAAGTDLVIDESFVDLPLDGTELPPPVATFDRHSRVISIGGMSKPYWGGLRIGWVRASAPQVQRLAAARVGVDMASPVLDQLVAVHLLADAPTIVAARRRQLATQRDALVAALAERLPDWRVTAPRGGVTLWAELDGPVSSALARAAEEVGVRLAPGPRFGLDGTLERFLRLPFTLPAADLVEAVGRLAAVRYDLDRAGRSQWREPSVIA from the coding sequence ATGACGAGCCAGGTGCGTGGCGTGCAATTGGCGCGGCTGCTCGGCCAGTGGCACGCCCTCCCGGGCCGCCGCCGCAGCCCCGACTACGCGGCCCTCGCCGCCGCCGTGCGCGGCCTGCTCGCCGACGGCCGCCTCCCCCTCGGGGTACGCCTGCCCGCCGAGCGGGAGCTGGCGGAGGCGCTGCGGATCAGCCGGACCACCGTCACCGCCGCCTACCGGGAACTGCGGGAGAGCGGACACCTGGCCAGCCGCCGGGGGGCCGGTAGCTGGACCATGCTCCCCGGCACCCACCGGGTCGCCAGCACCGGCCTGTGGACGCCGCTGGACGACCGGGACATGATCGACCTCGGGGTGGCCGCGCTCGCCGCCCCGCCGCAGCTGGTGCCGGCGGCCCGCAAGGCGGCCGAGGACCTGCCCCGCTACCTGGGCGGCGCGGGCTACCACCCGACCGGCATCATCGAGCTGCGCGAGGCGGTGGCCCGTGGGTACACCGCCCGGGGCCTGCCCACCAGTCCGGAACAGATCATGGTGACCAGCGGCACCCAGCACGCGCTGGACCTGGTGCTGCGGCTGGCCCTGTCGCCCGGCGGCGGGGTGCTGGTCGAGTCACCCACCTACCCCAACGCGCTGGCGGCGCTGGCCGCCCGCCGGGCCCGGATCACCACCCACGGGCTGGCCACCGACGGCCTCGGCTGGGACGCCGACCTGCTGCTGGGCAGCATCCGGCAGGGACGGCCCAAGCTGGCGTACCTGATCCCCGAGTTCCAGAACCCCACCGGGCACCTGATGGTGGCCGAGCTGCGCGAGCGGCTCGTCGGCACCGCCCACGCGGCCGGCACCGACCTGGTGATCGACGAGTCGTTCGTGGACCTGCCGCTGGACGGCACCGAGCTGCCGCCGCCGGTGGCGACCTTCGACCGGCACTCCCGGGTGATCAGCATCGGCGGGATGAGCAAGCCCTACTGGGGTGGCCTGCGGATCGGCTGGGTCCGCGCCTCCGCCCCCCAGGTGCAGCGGCTGGCCGCCGCCCGGGTCGGGGTCGACATGGCCAGCCCGGTGCTCGACCAGCTGGTGGCGGTGCACCTGCTCGCCGACGCGCCGACCATCGTGGCCGCCCGCCGCCGCCAGCTCGCCACCCAGCGGGACGCCCTGGTCGCCGCGCTCGCCGAGCGGCTGCCCGACTGGCGGGTCACCGCGCCCCGTGGCGGGGTCACGCTCTGGGCGGAGCTGGACGGCCCGGTCTCCAGCGCGCTGGCCCGGGCCGCCGAGGAGGTCGGCGTACGGCTGGCCCCCGGGCCCCGGTTCGGCCTGGACGGCACCCTCGAACGCTTCCTCCGGTTGCCCTTCACGCTGCCCGCCGCGGACCTGGTCGAGGCCGTCGGCCGGCTCGCCGCGGTCCGCTACGACCTGGACCGGGCCGGCCGGTCGCAGTGGCGGGAGCCGTCCGTCATCGCCTGA
- a CDS encoding low temperature requirement protein A, with the protein MTDGTRRAARMRVMTEGASVTPLELFFDLVFVYALTQVTALMANDLTWRGLGRGLLVLALLWWCWCCYAWLGNTVRADEGVVRVALFAVIATMFVVAATIPEAFVDLPGGLSGPVVFASCYLVVRVLHLVIYWSAARGDAGLRRQLLRAAWPMLSGAALLFTAALLPQQLSEDPGRIGTLRTLLWVLALAVDYGGIMVIGAAGWQIFSAAHWTERHGLIIIVALGESLVGIGVGITALPISWPIIVASFLGVAVAAALWWAYFDVVSIAAERVLARAQGAERAALGRDSYTYLHLPMVAGIILLALGFKKVLAYVGDGTHHSLTDPLHGLGLLALYGGVIIYLLGHLGFRLRNMGSVNRPRVAAMVLLVVLLPVADHLPALAALALLALVCVAMVAAEVVLFGAARRELRDEFLAEHGAGGEPGR; encoded by the coding sequence GTGACGGACGGCACGCGGCGCGCGGCGCGGATGCGGGTGATGACCGAGGGCGCCTCGGTCACCCCGCTGGAACTCTTCTTCGACCTGGTCTTCGTCTACGCGCTCACCCAGGTGACCGCGCTGATGGCGAACGACCTGACCTGGCGTGGCCTGGGCCGGGGCCTGCTGGTGCTGGCCCTGCTCTGGTGGTGCTGGTGCTGCTACGCCTGGCTGGGCAACACGGTCCGGGCCGACGAGGGCGTGGTCCGGGTCGCCCTCTTCGCGGTGATCGCCACCATGTTCGTGGTCGCCGCGACCATCCCGGAGGCCTTCGTCGACCTGCCCGGCGGGCTCTCCGGTCCGGTGGTCTTCGCCTCCTGCTACCTGGTCGTCCGGGTGCTGCACCTGGTGATCTACTGGTCCGCCGCCCGGGGCGACGCCGGGCTGCGCCGCCAGCTGCTGCGGGCCGCCTGGCCGATGCTCAGCGGGGCCGCCCTGCTCTTCACCGCCGCCCTGCTGCCCCAGCAGCTCAGCGAGGACCCGGGGCGGATCGGCACGCTGCGCACCCTGCTCTGGGTGCTCGCCCTCGCCGTCGACTACGGCGGCATCATGGTCATCGGCGCGGCCGGCTGGCAGATCTTCTCGGCGGCACACTGGACCGAGCGGCACGGCCTGATCATCATCGTGGCGCTGGGTGAGTCCCTGGTCGGCATCGGGGTCGGCATCACCGCGCTGCCGATCTCCTGGCCGATCATCGTGGCCTCGTTCCTCGGCGTGGCGGTGGCGGCGGCGCTCTGGTGGGCGTACTTCGACGTGGTGTCCATCGCCGCCGAACGGGTGCTGGCCCGGGCGCAGGGTGCCGAGCGGGCCGCCCTCGGCCGGGACTCCTACACCTACCTGCACCTGCCGATGGTCGCCGGGATCATCCTGCTCGCCCTCGGCTTCAAGAAGGTCCTCGCGTACGTCGGCGACGGCACCCACCACTCGCTCACCGACCCGCTGCACGGGCTGGGCCTGCTCGCCCTCTACGGCGGGGTGATCATCTACCTGCTCGGGCACCTGGGCTTCCGGCTGCGCAACATGGGCTCGGTCAACCGGCCCCGGGTGGCGGCCATGGTGCTGCTGGTGGTGCTGCTGCCGGTCGCCGACCACCTGCCGGCACTGGCCGCCCTGGCCCTGCTCGCGCTGGTCTGCGTCGCGATGGTGGCGGCCGAGGTGGTGCTCTTCGGGGCGGCCCGCCGGGAGCTGCGCGACGAGTTCCTCGCCGAGCACGGCGCCGGCGGCGAGCCCGGCCGCTGA
- a CDS encoding terpene synthase family protein, with amino-acid sequence MRSFAVSALREPPFPARRHAAVDAVAAETLGWIRELGLLDSPAGLRRLAAALPAELAGRACPDAPVERLRLLTDLISWLFVMDDACDEDGLGANPARLAPTVATLLAVLDRHGDPDAAPPADAGPLGVALDDLCRRVRARQRPTVLLRLISQLREYLLALLWEAGNREHHRVPGVSEYVQMRRHTGGVRPSFTLTDLAYDGLPGAGRRADPALAALDVIAADLVCWCNDVFSYRKERQARPDTLNLVASLAGEQGRDEEAALRAAAERFNAGLAAYTEREAALAATADDAVRAFLTTRRNWIRATYDWSLEATRYA; translated from the coding sequence ATGCGCAGCTTCGCGGTCTCGGCGCTCCGTGAGCCTCCGTTCCCGGCCCGCCGGCACGCCGCCGTGGACGCCGTCGCCGCGGAGACCCTCGGCTGGATCCGCGAACTGGGCCTGCTGGACTCCCCGGCCGGACTGCGCCGACTGGCCGCCGCCCTGCCGGCCGAGCTCGCCGGGCGGGCCTGCCCGGACGCGCCGGTGGAGCGGCTGCGCCTGCTCACCGACCTGATCTCCTGGCTGTTCGTGATGGACGACGCCTGCGACGAGGACGGCCTCGGGGCGAACCCGGCCCGGCTCGCGCCCACCGTGGCGACCCTGCTGGCGGTGCTGGACCGGCACGGCGACCCGGACGCCGCGCCGCCGGCCGACGCGGGCCCGCTCGGGGTGGCGCTGGACGACCTGTGCCGGCGGGTCCGGGCCCGGCAGCGGCCGACCGTGCTGCTACGGCTGATCAGCCAGCTGCGCGAGTACCTGCTGGCGCTGCTCTGGGAGGCGGGCAACCGGGAGCACCACCGGGTGCCCGGAGTGAGCGAGTACGTGCAGATGCGCCGGCACACCGGCGGGGTCCGGCCCAGCTTCACCCTGACCGACCTGGCGTACGACGGGCTGCCGGGGGCGGGCCGGCGGGCGGACCCGGCGCTGGCGGCCCTGGACGTCATCGCCGCCGACCTGGTCTGCTGGTGCAACGACGTCTTCTCGTACCGCAAGGAGCGGCAGGCGCGACCGGACACCCTCAACCTGGTCGCCTCGCTCGCCGGCGAGCAGGGGCGGGACGAGGAGGCGGCGCTGCGCGCGGCGGCCGAGCGGTTCAACGCGGGGCTGGCCGCGTACACCGAGCGGGAGGCGGCGCTGGCGGCGACGGCCGACGACGCGGTCCGGGCCTTCCTGACCACCCGGCGCAACTGGATCCGGGCCACCTACGACTGGTCGCTCGAGGCAACCAGATACGCCTGA
- the yczE gene encoding membrane protein YczE gives MAAIGNLRHRPARRLGQLYAGLVLYGVSMALMVRSGLGLNPWDVFHQGLSRQTGISIGTASILVGAAVLLLWIPLRQRPGLGTVSNVLVIGLVVDATLALLPAGHGLPVRIGLLTLGIVANGAATALYLGAALGPGPRDGLMTGYVARRPGRSVRLVRTVIEVIVLSLGWLLGGTVGLGTLAYALAIGPLAQLFIPLFALPAPPAPAPVPEPAVGCAARPAGEAG, from the coding sequence ATGGCAGCGATTGGCAATCTCCGGCACCGGCCGGCCCGGCGGCTCGGCCAGCTCTACGCCGGGCTGGTGCTCTACGGCGTCAGCATGGCGCTGATGGTCCGCTCCGGGCTCGGCCTGAACCCGTGGGACGTGTTCCACCAGGGGCTGTCCCGGCAGACCGGGATCAGCATCGGCACCGCCAGCATCCTGGTCGGCGCCGCCGTGCTGCTGCTCTGGATCCCGCTGCGCCAGCGCCCCGGCCTGGGCACCGTCAGCAACGTGCTGGTGATCGGCCTGGTGGTGGACGCCACCCTGGCCCTGCTGCCGGCCGGTCACGGACTGCCCGTCCGGATCGGGCTGCTCACCCTGGGCATCGTGGCCAACGGCGCCGCCACCGCGCTCTACCTGGGCGCGGCCCTCGGCCCCGGCCCCCGCGACGGCCTGATGACCGGGTACGTCGCCCGCCGGCCCGGCCGTTCGGTGCGGCTGGTGCGCACCGTCATCGAGGTGATCGTGCTCTCGCTCGGCTGGCTGCTCGGCGGAACGGTGGGCCTCGGCACCCTCGCGTACGCGCTGGCCATCGGTCCGCTCGCGCAGCTCTTCATCCCGCTCTTCGCGCTGCCCGCGCCGCCGGCCCCGGCGCCCGTGCCGGAACCGGCGGTGGGCTGCGCCGCGCGTCCGGCCGGCGAGGCCGGCTGA